ACAGAATTTTTTCAAATTTTTCTAAAGTCATATCTGGGCGCGATAATACTCGCTCTCGCTGAATGGAAGCTGGGGCTGTTACCACAATGATTTTATCCACTCGCTCATCACCGCCCGTTTCAAATAAAAGCGGAATATCGAGTATAACTAGGCGAGTGTTTGCTTCTTTATGAGTTTTCAAAAATGCGTGCTCTTTTAACCGAACCGCTGGATGAACAATACTCTCCAATTTTTTCATGGCGGCGCTGTTTCCAACCACTTTTGCAGATAGCCGCTGTCTTTCTATTTTTCCTTCAATAATCACACCAGGAAAAGCTGCCTCAAGAACAGGCAAAAGCTCACCTTCATAAAGATCATGGACCGTTTGATCCGCATCATAAACCGGCACGCCACAAGCACGAAACATCTGGGCAGTCGTAGACTTTCCCATACCGATCGAACCTGTAAGGCCTAATATTATCATTGGGCTCGTCTCATATCTTTTAAAATAAGCTGCCTTAATTCATCATCGACAGTGGGGTAAACACCAAACCACCGCTCAAAACCAGGGGCTGCTTGGTGCAATAACATGCCAAGACCATCAACTGTTTTGACGCCTTTATCTTTTGCGCGCTTCAAAAGGGGTGTTTCGAGCGGCGTATATACAATATCTGTCACCAGACAATGAGGGCGGATTGTTTCAAGCGACAGAGTAAGCGGCGGGTTCTTTTCCATTCCAAGACTTGTCGTGTTGACGATAAGATCGCATTCACCCACTAATTTATCAGCATCCTTTAGCGCATGGGGCAATACTGCGCTGCCAAAATGAGCTTGCATCTCTTGTGCACGTGCAATGGTTCGATTTGCTACATGAATTTGCTGAAAGCCGCGCTGTATCAAGGCATAAATTATACCGCGCGCCGCACCACCAGCACCTAAAACCAATGCTATTTTGGCCGTTTTATCCCAACCAGTACAGCCGGCATCAAGATTGCCCAAAAACCCCAGCCAATCTGTATTTGTGCCATGAAGCTTACCGTCTTCAACCCAAATCGTATTCACGGCGCCTATTGCTTTAGCAGCGTCTTCCATAACGTCGAGGTAGGGAATAACCGCTTCTTTATGGGGGATTGTTATATTTGCACCGATGTAATCGCCTTTAGCAAAGTCCTTGAAAAAAAGTTCCGCCTTTTCTGGGGCCAGAGAAATAGCTTCATATGACCCGTGAATATTATGGGTTTTCAGCCAATAACCATGAATAAGAGGCGAACGAGAATGATTGATCGGCCATCCGATAACACCTGTTTTTATGGAACTTACCATTATATGTGCGCCCTAGTTTTGGGTTTATTTCTCAACAACACCCTTTTCGCGCAGGAAATCAAGCAGTGGCAAGAGTGGCAAGCCAAGAATGGTGAAATAATTACCATCCACTT
This is a stretch of genomic DNA from Hyphomicrobiales bacterium. It encodes these proteins:
- the coaE gene encoding dephospho-CoA kinase (Dephospho-CoA kinase (CoaE) performs the final step in coenzyme A biosynthesis.), whose product is MIILGLTGSIGMGKSTTAQMFRACGVPVYDADQTVHDLYEGELLPVLEAAFPGVIIEGKIERQRLSAKVVGNSAAMKKLESIVHPAVRLKEHAFLKTHKEANTRLVILDIPLLFETGGDERVDKIIVVTAPASIQRERVLSRPDMTLEKFEKILSRQMQDGEKRERADFIIDTSLGMEAAHEAVVQIIETVKSA
- a CDS encoding shikimate dehydrogenase — its product is MVSSIKTGVIGWPINHSRSPLIHGYWLKTHNIHGSYEAISLAPEKAELFFKDFAKGDYIGANITIPHKEAVIPYLDVMEDAAKAIGAVNTIWVEDGKLHGTNTDWLGFLGNLDAGCTGWDKTAKIALVLGAGGAARGIIYALIQRGFQQIHVANRTIARAQEMQAHFGSAVLPHALKDADKLVGECDLIVNTTSLGMEKNPPLTLSLETIRPHCLVTDIVYTPLETPLLKRAKDKGVKTVDGLGMLLHQAAPGFERWFGVYPTVDDELRQLILKDMRRAQ